A part of Asterias rubens chromosome 14, eAstRub1.3, whole genome shotgun sequence genomic DNA contains:
- the LOC117299419 gene encoding uncharacterized protein LOC117299419 has product MVKLTVAPPPELYAKDTGKKLPPIPCSVVEIPLEKEVVVRRPFWTKGTICSLLVFLTILAVGALLGFHLSHAHRTPRCHDWGPNCEMKGPPVPPAEHYDGPSMEPQSGDDNSQERHGSHGRHHGPHHGGDGDHQPDTRHPDGDRHGGHSSSSSSEEERGSVHERHHEHADDHPEERPVPPPDAPVQDDY; this is encoded by the exons ATGGTGAAATTGACGGTAGCACCTCCTCCGGAGCTCTACGCTAAGGACACCGGGAAGAAACTACCACCAATACCATGTAGCGTTGTCGAAATTCCC CTGGAGAAAGAAGTCGTGGTTCGTCGACCGTTCTGGACAAAGGGCACTATTTGTTCGCTCCTTGTTTTCTTGACTATTCTGGCCGTTGGTGCTTTACTGGGATTCCACTTGAGCCATGCTCACCGTACGCCACGATGCCATGACTGGGGTCCCAATTGTGAAATGAAGGGACCACCG GTGCCGCCTGCAGAGCACTATGATGGGCCCAGTATGGAGCCACAAAGCGGCGATGATAACTCGCAGGAAAGGCACGGGTCGCACGGTCGCCACCATGGCCCCCATCACGGTGGAGACGGTGACCACCAACCAGACACCCGCCACCCTGATGGCGATCGTCATGGAGGCCACTCTTCCTCCTCTTCATCAGAAGAAGAACGTGGGTCCGTCCACGAACGACACCACG AGCATGCTGACGACCATCCTGAAGAACGACCTGTTCCACCTCCTGATGCTCCAGTACAG GATGACTACTAG
- the LOC117299593 gene encoding uncharacterized protein LOC117299593 yields the protein MVLVTVENPKDTTNKQFEMSEMLIPEVEEQKKSKPKLTVRLHSLPRYRSVIPSITLIFILAMGALLLIVMISKFHQFFGSDCLNESTTPGDWTDASGQHHGNEGHHYPDGRP from the exons ATGGTGCTTGTAACTGTTGAGAACCCGAAGGACACAACGAATAAACAGTTTGAAATGTCAGAAATGCTCATTCCG GAAGTGGAAGAACAGAAGAAGAGCAAACCGAAGCTGACCGTGAGACTTCACAGTCTTCCCCGCTACCGAAGCGTGATACCTTCCATTACACTGATCTTCATACTCGCTATGGGAGCTTTGTTACTCATTGTTATGATATCAAAATTCCATCAGTTCTTCGGTTCAGATTGCCTG AATGAATCAACTACACCGGGTGACTGGACCGATGCGAGTGGCCAGCATCATG GGAACGAGGGGCATCATTACCCAGATGGGCGTCCGTAA